A part of Cotesia glomerata isolate CgM1 linkage group LG4, MPM_Cglom_v2.3, whole genome shotgun sequence genomic DNA contains:
- the LOC123262575 gene encoding alpha-tocopherol transfer protein-like isoform X1 codes for MALIQEKTMLTDMEQMPSLKLGDFVLQFELGPPTPEIQEVAKKELRETPEVQKKAVEELKELLKKDTDLKCPLHNESWLIRFLRPCKYYPESAHKLVREYYSFKVKHANVYEGLKPSNEKNIFEHNILTVLPNRDQNGRRILIIELGKKWKHNKVSLDEVFKGCVLYLEAAMLEPTSQIAGAVVIFDMDGLSLQQTWQFTPPFAKRIVDWLQDAVPLRIKNIHIVNQPYVFNMVFALFKPFLRQKLKDRIIFHGTDRKSLHKYLSPKCLPECYGGTLSIPRVTGAQWLELLLMCDKEYEAINSYGFNKN; via the exons atggcattaattcaagaaa aaaCCATGTTGACTGATATGGAACAGATGCCCTCCTTAAAACTTGGAGATTTCGTATTACAATTTGAACTTGGGCCACCAACACCAGAAATCCAAGAGGTTGCTAAAAAAGAATTACGAGAAACACCAGAAGTTCAAAAGAAAGCAGTGGAAGAATTGAAAGAGTTActgaaaa aAGATACGGATCTTAAATGTCCGCTACATAATGAATCTTGGCTCATAAGATTCTTGAGACCATGTAAATATTACCCTGAGTCAGCTCACAAACTCGTCCGTGaatattattcattcaaaGTGAAACATGCGAATGTATATGAGGGTCTAAAACCgagcaatgaaaaaaatatttttgagcacAATATTTTAACTGTTCTCCCTAATCGTGATCAAAACGGACGAAGAATATTAATCATTGAGCTTGGAAAAAAATGGAAGCATAACAAAGTATCCTTGGATGAAGTATTCAAAGGATGTGTACTATACTTAGAAGCAGCCATGTTGGAGCCAACTTCACAAATAGCCGGTGCGGTTGTGATATTTGATATGGATGGGCTGAGTTTACAACAAACTTGGCAATTTACTCCGCCATTTGCTAAAAGAATTGTTGATTGGCTTCAAGACGCCGTTCCATTAAGAATTAAGAACATTCATATTGTCAACCAACCATACGTTTTTAACATGGTATTTGCATTGTTTAAACCTTTTCTTAGACAAAAGCTAAAGGACAGA attattttccACGGTACTGACCGCAAATCTTTGCATAAATATTTGTCACCAAAATGCTTACCCGAATGCTATGGTGGAACTCTTTCTATTCCTAGAGTTACAGGAGCACAGTGGctcgaattattattaatgtgtGATAAAGAATATGAAG CAATAAATTCATAtggtttcaataaaaattaa
- the LOC123262568 gene encoding uncharacterized protein LOC123262568 — protein MSKIPIFLLLTLLIEKNKIFIKSLSVNSNCDIISFARNFTKISNELLSSDAFLNSEFETRIRIISEKMRYSYQELSEISSSSLAEIVNTFQRSFPQKGQLEEALGQFYGYVERIDALHKHYKHYKISDQLTGFESPYHSSTLNDFFQVLGSHGTGGTQDILDKIYHIMVPSASDSIRLGIFQLMFEQRQASHPRNLCDTENSFFHQLNELYDILFHIETMAYVAMAYSFMLFGKKNKTSYKTEIQKVALAFAKRIIKYLNVVQKKMKVASREIYRCDPPHHILNETFIEFSHLFQKILINEVQVTPSKTCSTSCGQINANKINRCYTWKSSSKSNIYCPKRYCRGIMRNCSWVGTSTLCEFPSESPRRYQWIHSENGQYGLRDRCLGTELKVEQTMSGLYRCDNCLCQCVEERADATSLRAISLRPQFSDYSNNMVVTGVRLVEKDKMIHIQIQQGQLIKDGQINRSTIEWVELEDFEYDESKNGFYKVGENGSSPLEEGIDYAFIGTKQNKLFIDDVTGPLETLVTGVRFNHSFPQWPGELNTSPIEIEIYISHFIYEGGTLNTGTFESIWVTSKNMPNPPASYSRDRKEIKLKMPDNPTKSYENYPNTDSNYYIVFRQTDIWKDAGQTTIPLFDLQPVVSPIRPLDGIGIIHRNDDGNGGFISLKIFTVNCTLHLRVIDRSDTMFHKSASNDKFIEQTLKFYEKKYLD, from the exons ATGTCAAAAATACCAATATTTTTACTTCTAACGttactaattgaaaaaaataaaatttttataaaaagtttatctGTTAACAGTAATTGTGACATAATCAGTTTTGCACGTAATTTTACAAAGATATCcaatgaattattatcatctgATGCGTTTCTCAATAGTGAGTTTGAGACCAGAATAAGAattatttctgaaaaaatgAGATATTCCTATCAAGAATTATCAGAAATATCTTCGAGTAGCTTAGCCGAAATTGTGAATACATTTCAACGCAGCTTTCCTCAAAAAGGTCAACTTGAGGAAGCGTTGGGTCAATTTTATGGATATGTTGAACGAATCGATGCGTTACACAAGCATTATAAACACTATAAAATATCGGATCAATTAACTGGTTTTGAAAGTCCTTATCACTCAAGTACactaaatgatttttttcaagttcttGGTTCTCATGGAACTGGTGGAACTCAAGACATTCTTGACAAAATTTATCATATTATGGTACCTTCAGCATCTGATTCCATACGTTTAGGAATTTTTCAGCTCATGTTTGAACAAAGACAA GCATCTCATCCTCGAAATTTATGTGACAcagaaaattcattttttcatcagCTTAATGAATTATATGATATTCTTTTTCACATCGAAACCATGGCATATGTTGCTATGGCTTATAGTTTTATGCTAttcggtaaaaaaaataaaa catCATATAAAACAGAAATACAAAAAGTTGCTCTGGCATTTgctaaaagaataataaaatatttaaatgtagtacaaaaaaaaatgaaagttgCATCAAGAGAGATCTATCGTTGTGATCCACCACATCATATTCTAA ACGAAACATTTATCGAATTTAGTCacctttttcaaaaaattcttatcaaCGAAGTTCAAGTAACACCATCTAAAACATGTTCAACAAGTTGTGGTCAAATTAAtgctaataaaattaatcgatGTTATACCTGGAAATCTTCATCTAAATCAAACATTTACTGTCCGAAACGGTATTGTCGCGGAATTATGCGGAATTGTTCATGGGTTGGAACATCGACATTATGTGAGTTT CCTAGTGAATCTCCAAGGCGTTATCAATGGATTCATAGTGAAAACGGTCAATATGGACTAAGGGATAGATGTTTAGGAACAGAGTTAAAGGTTGAGCAAACAATGAGTGGTCTCTATCGATGCGACAATTGTCTATGTCAATGTGTAGAAGAACGAGCTGATGCAACTTCACTTCGTGCGATAAGTTTAAGACCTCAATTTTCTGATTATTCAAACAATAT ggtAGTTACAGGCGTCCGACTTGttgaaaaagataaaatgatTCATATTCAAATACAACAAGGACAACTTATTAAAGACGGTCAAATAAATCGCTCAACTATTGAATGGGTTGAATTAGAAGATTTCGAATATGATGAATCGAAAAATGGATTTTATAAAGTAGGAGAAAATGGTTCATCACCTTTAGAAGAAGGAATAGATTATGCATTTATTGGTACGAAGCAAAACAAATTATTCATCGACGATGTAACAGGACCTTTAGAAACTCTAGTCACTGGAGTCAGATTTAATCATTCCTTTCCGCAATGGCCTGGGGAGCTTAATACGAGTCCGATcgaaatagaaatttatatttcacacTTTATTTATGAAGGCGGTACACTTAACACAGGCACATTTGAATCAATATGGGTGACGTCAAAAAATATGCCTAATCCACCGGCCTCGTACAGTCGAGACAg aaaggaaataaaattgaagatGCCGGATAATCCGACAAAATCATATGAAAATTATCCAAATACTGACAGCAATTACTACATAGTATTTCGTCAAACAGACATCTGGAAAGATGCTGGTCAAACTACAATTCCCTTATTTGATCTTCAACCAGTTGTTTCACCAATTAGGCCTTTAGATGGTATTGGTATTATTCATCGAAATGACGATGGCAATGGAGGTTTCATtagcttaaaaatattcactgTAAACTGTACTCTACATCTTAGAGTTATAGACAGATCAGACACAATGTTTCATAAATCTGCTTCAAACGATAAATTCATTGaacaaactttaaaattttacgaaaaaaagtatttgGATTGA
- the LOC123262575 gene encoding alpha-tocopherol transfer protein-like isoform X2 yields MLTDMEQMPSLKLGDFVLQFELGPPTPEIQEVAKKELRETPEVQKKAVEELKELLKKDTDLKCPLHNESWLIRFLRPCKYYPESAHKLVREYYSFKVKHANVYEGLKPSNEKNIFEHNILTVLPNRDQNGRRILIIELGKKWKHNKVSLDEVFKGCVLYLEAAMLEPTSQIAGAVVIFDMDGLSLQQTWQFTPPFAKRIVDWLQDAVPLRIKNIHIVNQPYVFNMVFALFKPFLRQKLKDRIIFHGTDRKSLHKYLSPKCLPECYGGTLSIPRVTGAQWLELLLMCDKEYEAINSYGFNKN; encoded by the exons ATGTTGACTGATATGGAACAGATGCCCTCCTTAAAACTTGGAGATTTCGTATTACAATTTGAACTTGGGCCACCAACACCAGAAATCCAAGAGGTTGCTAAAAAAGAATTACGAGAAACACCAGAAGTTCAAAAGAAAGCAGTGGAAGAATTGAAAGAGTTActgaaaa aAGATACGGATCTTAAATGTCCGCTACATAATGAATCTTGGCTCATAAGATTCTTGAGACCATGTAAATATTACCCTGAGTCAGCTCACAAACTCGTCCGTGaatattattcattcaaaGTGAAACATGCGAATGTATATGAGGGTCTAAAACCgagcaatgaaaaaaatatttttgagcacAATATTTTAACTGTTCTCCCTAATCGTGATCAAAACGGACGAAGAATATTAATCATTGAGCTTGGAAAAAAATGGAAGCATAACAAAGTATCCTTGGATGAAGTATTCAAAGGATGTGTACTATACTTAGAAGCAGCCATGTTGGAGCCAACTTCACAAATAGCCGGTGCGGTTGTGATATTTGATATGGATGGGCTGAGTTTACAACAAACTTGGCAATTTACTCCGCCATTTGCTAAAAGAATTGTTGATTGGCTTCAAGACGCCGTTCCATTAAGAATTAAGAACATTCATATTGTCAACCAACCATACGTTTTTAACATGGTATTTGCATTGTTTAAACCTTTTCTTAGACAAAAGCTAAAGGACAGA attattttccACGGTACTGACCGCAAATCTTTGCATAAATATTTGTCACCAAAATGCTTACCCGAATGCTATGGTGGAACTCTTTCTATTCCTAGAGTTACAGGAGCACAGTGGctcgaattattattaatgtgtGATAAAGAATATGAAG CAATAAATTCATAtggtttcaataaaaattaa